A region of Candidatus Roizmanbacteria bacterium DNA encodes the following proteins:
- a CDS encoding aminotransferase class IV, with protein MKQIFSVNGQIKPLSEAQIPAERIETMYGFGVYETMKVRNRTLYFAENHIDRLFHSASCIELQHPFTAKEVEASIHALLTELSEDALNLKMLLMGSQNPEEATLYLFPLAPFFPKRIWYRDGVSVCSFVYERWMPQAKSLNMLPSYYYFTQAKKEGHYDALFVDNALNIREGTRTNFYVMKGKKIFSPPKEDVLEGVTMMTLEKAIRESPFTLQYKRIPYTSLLSYDGAFLSSTSTKIIPISQIDGKPLEISPQFRELMDLYNNALERSEGLMSGI; from the coding sequence ATGAAACAGATTTTTTCCGTTAACGGACAGATCAAGCCTCTGTCAGAAGCTCAAATTCCTGCAGAACGTATTGAGACAATGTATGGTTTCGGTGTTTACGAAACCATGAAAGTACGAAACAGAACACTCTATTTTGCAGAAAATCATATCGATCGGTTGTTTCATTCTGCGTCGTGTATAGAGCTTCAACATCCGTTTACTGCAAAAGAAGTTGAGGCTTCGATCCATGCACTGCTGACTGAACTTTCCGAAGACGCACTCAACCTTAAAATGCTTCTCATGGGAAGTCAGAATCCGGAAGAGGCGACATTGTATTTGTTCCCGCTTGCTCCCTTTTTCCCGAAAAGGATATGGTACCGGGACGGAGTAAGTGTCTGCAGTTTCGTTTATGAACGGTGGATGCCGCAGGCAAAATCACTGAATATGCTTCCGAGTTATTATTACTTTACCCAGGCAAAAAAAGAAGGACATTACGATGCTCTTTTTGTTGACAACGCTCTTAATATCAGGGAAGGAACACGAACGAATTTTTATGTAATGAAAGGAAAAAAAATATTTTCCCCTCCGAAAGAAGACGTGTTGGAAGGTGTGACTATGATGACACTGGAAAAGGCCATCCGGGAATCACCTTTTACCCTACAATACAAACGCATTCCGTATACCTCACTTCTTTCATACGATGGGGCGTTTTTGAGCAGTACCAGTACCAAAATTATCCCTATTTCTCAGATAGACGGGAAGCCCTTGGAGATTTCGCCGCAGTTTCGTGAACTCATGGACCTTTACAATAATGCACTGGAACGTTCCGAGGGATTGATGTCAGGTATCTGA
- a CDS encoding transglycosylase family protein, giving the protein MYLDSLYHTTRKRPLRRTDATVSLFSQYKWALVALLFISLFVTYRVRATGQVLGVVIIPTLTPTPTQTPTPTFTPSPTLTPTNTPTPTNTPSPTPTSTPTPMPTSDFENYFDQYSRQYGVDKEVMKKIAYCESGGHPGANNGEYGGMFQYSVETWQATRVQMGADTNPDLRFGAKEAIETTAFKLSRGGDKAWVNCR; this is encoded by the coding sequence ATGTATTTAGATTCTTTGTATCACACAACCAGAAAGCGTCCTCTGCGGCGGACTGATGCAACAGTTTCCCTATTTTCACAATACAAATGGGCACTAGTCGCGCTGCTTTTCATATCTTTGTTTGTGACGTATCGGGTCAGGGCGACCGGTCAGGTACTCGGGGTAGTGATAATACCGACACTGACACCTACCCCTACGCAAACCCCTACCCCGACATTTACTCCTTCACCGACACTCACTCCCACCAACACTCCCACCCCGACCAATACTCCGAGTCCTACTCCTACTTCCACCCCGACTCCGATGCCGACCAGTGATTTTGAAAACTATTTCGACCAATACAGCAGACAGTATGGAGTGGACAAGGAAGTAATGAAAAAAATCGCATACTGTGAATCAGGCGGTCACCCTGGAGCAAACAACGGGGAGTATGGCGGCATGTTCCAGTACTCAGTGGAGACCTGGCAGGCAACCCGGGTTCAAATGGGAGCGGATACAAATCCGGATCTCAGATTCGGTGCAAAAGAAGCGATAGAAACAACAGCCTTCAAACTGTCCCGGGGAGGTGACAAAGCCTGGGTGAACTGTAGGTAG
- a CDS encoding glycosyltransferase family 39 protein: MKIKKEIVILLAIFLIGAFLRIYRMDELAVFLADQASDSTKVFNITHGDLTLLGPITSVGGFYNGPIVYYLMAPFFFLMNNHPLSGTVFQTTLSLLTIPLIFLIGKKIKNTEVGLIAAFLFAISPLMVEYSRAAFNSYPAVFFSTLILYLFVTIDERFRMVRYAVLGLCIGWIIQMHYFTSVFVAVALAFPWLTSVKIKKVHYYLLLLAGFIIGISPFLLFEVRHEFLNIKLMIRYFSASPLQERSLLHGLIIWPKMIGYLIFGNNIVMGGLGMISLPIYLYTILKKKPRLIENLIPILLLFFFVFLVGIGYGRYMQLHYVISFHTAFFLLSALALYYVLKKKLFFITAVGALLILLNMQAWNLHLDKHYDQDGLNIADFRTAAEIISKDNPIDSFNVAMHAQGDNRAMPLRYALLLKDIHPEPYENYSNIDLLYFISRKDDPIQKQVMWEYTAFGPSRVTKSWEVNDRYMLYRLEKITMPL; encoded by the coding sequence ATGAAGATAAAAAAAGAAATCGTTATACTGCTGGCAATCTTCTTAATCGGAGCTTTCTTACGGATATACAGAATGGATGAATTAGCGGTTTTTCTGGCAGATCAGGCTTCAGATTCTACAAAAGTATTTAATATTACCCATGGAGATTTGACGCTTCTCGGTCCGATTACTTCAGTCGGAGGATTTTACAACGGACCGATCGTCTACTATCTTATGGCTCCGTTCTTTTTTTTGATGAACAATCATCCTCTTTCGGGAACGGTATTCCAGACGACTTTATCACTTCTGACAATCCCGCTGATATTTTTGATCGGGAAAAAGATAAAAAATACCGAGGTGGGACTTATTGCCGCTTTCTTGTTTGCAATTTCTCCGCTGATGGTAGAGTATTCCCGAGCCGCTTTCAATTCCTATCCGGCAGTTTTCTTCTCAACACTCATTCTCTATCTTTTTGTTACCATAGATGAACGGTTTCGGATGGTAAGATATGCTGTGCTTGGACTTTGTATCGGATGGATCATCCAAATGCACTATTTTACCTCCGTTTTTGTCGCCGTAGCTCTTGCTTTCCCATGGCTTACCTCAGTAAAAATTAAAAAAGTCCATTATTATCTTCTTCTTTTGGCCGGTTTTATCATCGGGATTTCGCCGTTTTTACTTTTTGAAGTACGTCATGAATTTCTGAATATCAAACTGATGATTCGGTATTTCAGTGCCTCCCCCCTCCAGGAAAGAAGTCTCTTGCACGGACTGATCATTTGGCCCAAGATGATCGGATATCTGATATTCGGGAATAATATTGTGATGGGAGGATTGGGAATGATCAGCTTACCGATATACCTGTATACAATCCTCAAAAAAAAGCCGCGACTGATTGAAAACCTTATTCCGATACTTCTTTTGTTCTTTTTTGTTTTTCTGGTCGGGATTGGTTACGGCAGATATATGCAGTTGCATTACGTGATTTCATTTCACACTGCTTTTTTCCTGCTCTCAGCACTTGCTCTGTATTATGTTCTTAAAAAAAAGCTTTTTTTTATAACTGCAGTCGGAGCTCTTTTGATCCTTTTGAATATGCAGGCCTGGAACCTGCATCTTGACAAACATTATGATCAGGACGGTCTTAACATTGCCGACTTCAGGACGGCGGCAGAGATTATCTCGAAAGATAACCCGATCGATTCATTCAATGTTGCCATGCATGCACAGGGGGACAACAGGGCGATGCCGCTTCGATATGCACTTCTACTTAAAGATATCCATCCTGAACCGTATGAGAATTATTCAAATATTGATCTTTTGTATTTTATCAGCCGTAAAGACGATCCTATTCAAAAACAGGTAATGTGGGAATACACTGCTTTCGGCCCGTCAAGAGTCACTAAAAGCTGGGAAGTTAACGATCGCTATATGCTGTATCGGCTGGAAAAAATCACCATGCCATTATAA
- a CDS encoding MscL family protein has translation MSKFIEFIREQGVIGLAIGFILGGAVTKVVTSLVEDIINPVISIIAGGRTESLATAILTIGKAEVHYGQFIGVLINFVIIAAVVYYVFKGLGLDKLDKKKEKK, from the coding sequence ATGAGTAAATTTATCGAATTTATTCGGGAACAGGGAGTCATCGGTCTTGCTATCGGATTTATCCTGGGAGGCGCGGTTACGAAAGTTGTGACATCGCTGGTTGAGGATATTATTAACCCGGTAATCAGTATTATTGCCGGAGGAAGAACCGAAAGTCTGGCAACAGCTATACTGACTATCGGCAAAGCGGAAGTTCATTACGGTCAGTTTATCGGCGTCCTTATCAATTTTGTTATCATCGCAGCCGTTGTGTACTACGTATTCAAAGGACTCGGCCTGGATAAGCTCGACAAAAAGAAAGAAAAGAAATAA
- a CDS encoding ABC transporter ATP-binding protein — MNNIIKVIKYAKPYHIYFLVIALIIILTTALELVSPYILKLIVDQIEMQVTSGTGDISRLYFLIGILVASGTLAALFEAVNQRIGDYTTARMGKFLTEKFYRKIFTLPQRYFDTQISGKILSLLSRGIVSLQDFLGAATNFIIPAFLRSIFIIVVLAFYSWPIALFTMLVFPFYVLVSHFSTKKWGEFQIKKNQIEDVTRGRIQEVITNIRLVKSYNTQKKEWTFVSDNMEKSVKIYDKQSLTYHILNFFRNFGLEVGLFIVSIIVFRNTFIGVLSLGEMVLILQYLNQIRRPLFAMSFILERMKQAETGSKEYFEVLELESTETLSDKIKKPVFDHPSITFDHVSFEYPESGLVLKDVSFTLPGKETVALVGHSGAGKTTLINLILKFYEPTEGQILMEKSSYKDMSHQEVRSHISLVFQENELFSTTIFDNVAYGRTDAKEKDVISALKKANAYDFVMKFPKGIHAEIGERGVRLSGGQKQRIQIARAILADAPILILDEATSSLDAKSERLVQEALEKLMKNRLVIIIAHRFSTIQNADRIMVLDQGRIVDSGAPGDLAKRKGVYSELLRYQIEGNKKLLEKYELS, encoded by the coding sequence ATGAACAACATTATCAAGGTAATCAAATACGCAAAGCCGTATCATATCTACTTCTTAGTTATTGCCCTGATCATTATTCTGACAACGGCACTTGAGCTTGTGTCCCCGTATATCCTCAAACTGATTGTGGATCAGATTGAAATGCAGGTAACAAGCGGGACGGGAGATATTTCCCGCCTTTACTTTCTGATCGGCATTCTTGTTGCATCGGGTACTCTTGCTGCACTTTTTGAAGCGGTCAATCAAAGGATCGGAGACTATACAACCGCCCGGATGGGGAAGTTTCTGACGGAGAAATTCTATCGAAAAATTTTTACGCTTCCTCAACGATATTTCGATACTCAGATTTCAGGAAAAATTCTGAGTCTCCTTTCCCGAGGGATTGTTTCTCTTCAGGACTTCTTGGGAGCAGCTACTAATTTCATTATTCCTGCATTCTTAAGAAGCATTTTTATTATCGTAGTTTTGGCTTTTTACAGCTGGCCGATCGCGCTTTTTACAATGCTGGTCTTTCCGTTCTATGTCCTGGTAAGTCATTTTTCAACGAAAAAATGGGGAGAGTTCCAGATCAAGAAGAATCAGATTGAAGATGTGACACGGGGCCGCATCCAGGAGGTCATCACAAATATCCGACTTGTCAAAAGCTACAATACACAGAAAAAAGAATGGACTTTTGTATCGGATAACATGGAGAAGAGTGTGAAGATTTATGATAAACAATCATTGACGTATCACATTTTGAACTTCTTCCGCAACTTCGGGCTGGAAGTCGGACTGTTTATTGTTTCGATCATCGTATTCCGGAATACATTTATCGGAGTATTGAGTTTAGGAGAAATGGTACTGATCCTTCAATACCTTAATCAAATCAGACGGCCTCTTTTTGCCATGAGCTTTATTCTTGAACGGATGAAACAGGCCGAGACCGGTTCAAAAGAATATTTTGAGGTTCTTGAACTTGAGTCGACGGAAACATTGTCGGATAAGATAAAAAAACCGGTATTTGACCACCCCTCAATCACATTTGACCATGTTTCTTTTGAATATCCGGAAAGTGGTCTTGTCCTAAAAGATGTCAGCTTTACCCTTCCCGGGAAAGAAACGGTTGCATTGGTCGGTCACAGTGGAGCCGGGAAAACGACCCTTATCAATCTAATTCTAAAGTTTTATGAGCCGACGGAAGGGCAGATATTGATGGAAAAATCAAGTTACAAGGATATGTCTCATCAGGAGGTGAGATCCCATATCTCATTGGTATTTCAGGAAAACGAATTGTTCTCAACTACGATTTTTGATAACGTGGCATACGGCAGGACTGACGCGAAGGAAAAGGACGTCATCTCTGCTTTGAAAAAAGCAAATGCATATGATTTCGTGATGAAGTTCCCGAAAGGGATCCATGCCGAGATCGGAGAACGGGGAGTACGGCTTTCCGGAGGACAGAAACAACGTATCCAGATAGCCCGTGCCATCCTTGCCGATGCTCCGATTCTCATTTTAGATGAGGCGACCAGTTCTCTTGACGCCAAGAGTGAAAGACTGGTACAGGAAGCACTCGAGAAACTTATGAAAAACCGATTGGTTATTATCATCGCACATCGTTTTTCAACAATACAAAATGCAGACCGCATTATGGTCCTTGATCAGGGCAGAATTGTTGACTCAGGAGCACCGGGTGATCTTGCCAAGCGAAAGGGCGTTTATTCTGAGCTTCTCAGATATCAGATTGAAGGAAACAAAAAGCTGCTTGAGAAATACGAGCTTAGCTAG
- a CDS encoding fused MFS/spermidine synthase: protein MQKWVLPATVFISGMLVMILELIGTRMIAPYFGSSLHVWTAMIGTILGCLSIGYFIGGRIADKKASYEQLGFVLLLNAFACLFLVFTARYILIFLANTIAFTSLGALIATFLLFSIPSILFGVVSPYAAKLQLNSLKSSGRTVGNLYALGTIGSITGTFLAGYYLLSVMGSFQLIFLISVALMINAAVLLKKNYRALIGMSIISTFYFGFLSPTKYYQIPYDTHVMAVEHTPYSDYFILQYEDNGDIFRMLMTDFAGVQSKHKMGHRDELAAAYSRFFTLPACYNLNSRVLLIGGGAFTYPNYYSSQFPDGEMDAVEIDPALTSIAREYFELAADTEQVRIINEDGRVYLNRNTKKYDTILVDAYANSIPPFQLTTKEAIEKMYDSLEKNGLLIMNVLSVIDDKKPTLVDVEMKTVQEVFGNITVYQVMKDKDFEETQGFILVAEKGDVRLQNTCLVTNQGLLNNILHYRPKGQTPIFTDSYAPVESVIF from the coding sequence ATGCAAAAGTGGGTTCTTCCGGCAACCGTCTTTATTTCAGGAATGCTTGTCATGATTCTGGAACTTATCGGGACAAGAATGATTGCACCTTATTTCGGTTCATCGTTGCATGTCTGGACTGCCATGATCGGTACCATTCTCGGTTGTTTAAGTATCGGATATTTTATCGGGGGACGCATCGCAGACAAAAAGGCTTCATATGAACAACTCGGCTTCGTACTTCTGCTGAATGCGTTTGCCTGTCTTTTTCTTGTTTTTACAGCAAGATATATTCTGATTTTTCTCGCAAATACTATCGCATTTACATCCCTAGGGGCTCTTATTGCCACATTTCTCCTTTTCAGTATTCCCAGTATACTGTTCGGCGTTGTCTCTCCTTATGCCGCTAAATTGCAATTAAACTCACTTAAAAGTTCGGGAAGAACCGTTGGGAATTTGTATGCTCTCGGCACGATCGGAAGCATTACCGGGACGTTTCTGGCAGGTTACTATCTGCTTAGTGTTATGGGAAGTTTCCAGCTTATTTTTTTGATCAGTGTGGCATTGATGATAAATGCAGCAGTACTTCTGAAAAAAAACTATAGAGCTTTGATTGGGATGAGTATTATCTCCACCTTTTATTTCGGTTTTCTGTCACCGACCAAGTATTACCAGATACCGTATGATACCCACGTTATGGCAGTCGAGCATACACCGTATAGTGATTACTTTATTCTGCAGTATGAAGATAATGGAGATATTTTTCGTATGCTTATGACTGATTTTGCCGGGGTACAGTCTAAACATAAAATGGGACACAGGGACGAACTTGCAGCTGCATACTCCAGATTTTTCACACTGCCTGCGTGCTACAACCTGAATAGTCGCGTTCTTCTCATAGGAGGAGGCGCCTTTACGTACCCCAATTATTACTCAAGTCAATTTCCGGACGGAGAAATGGATGCTGTGGAAATCGATCCTGCGCTAACGAGTATTGCCCGGGAATACTTCGAACTTGCAGCCGATACTGAACAGGTGCGGATTATTAACGAAGACGGGCGGGTCTATCTGAATAGGAATACCAAAAAATATGATACCATCTTGGTCGATGCATATGCCAACTCCATACCTCCTTTTCAACTCACGACAAAAGAAGCAATTGAAAAAATGTACGATTCGCTGGAAAAAAACGGTCTTCTCATCATGAATGTTCTGTCGGTCATAGATGATAAGAAACCCACACTTGTTGATGTAGAGATGAAAACAGTACAAGAAGTGTTTGGGAATATAACCGTCTATCAGGTGATGAAAGATAAAGATTTTGAGGAGACACAAGGTTTTATTCTCGTTGCAGAAAAGGGTGATGTGAGATTGCAAAATACCTGCTTAGTGACAAATCAAGGTTTGCTGAACAATATCCTGCACTACCGACCGAAAGGACAGACTCCAATCTTTACCGATTCCTATGCGCCTGTCGAAAGCGTGATTTTTTAA